A window of Xenopus laevis strain J_2021 chromosome 1L, Xenopus_laevis_v10.1, whole genome shotgun sequence genomic DNA:
AATGGCTTCTACTGTATGTGGATTTATGGAAGTTATTTAGATcagtcagaattattttgactttTATACCACCTTAGAAAGAAAGTTTCGAATTCAAAGACCTTAACTTTTTTTATCCTCTCACTAAATGAGATACTGCAAAGGAACATATAACATTATAACATAgacaattttttcaagatttcaaataatacattttttccccattttaaCTTTTTCTACGAACTCATATACCAAAAAAGTCAGCTCACCCTGGGACTTTCTAGCACATGGCTGTGTAGATATGTTAGTGTCCTTTCCCTGTCATCCCAAGCACAGACTTACACTAGTGCAAATTATTTATGTTCGAAAATTGAATTCACTCTGGGCTTGCCATCCTCCAATGAATGTGGATTGCATTGACTAGCAAACTAGGACTTTgtctgacacatttatcaaagcagatgaATGTGTTTTACCGCTTTTGTTCTGTGAAAGACTATTTCACtcagggcagtggcacacggggagattagtcgcctgtgatttttaaaagagagatTTGGCGACTGATCGCTCATTTTGTCTTCCAAATGAGAATAATGTAAATCGTCATCGTCAAAACATATGAGGCTGCTTTTAATCGCATGTTGTTCCATAATGCACAGAGACCCTTTTCTGAGCGACTTCACTGAAATAGCAATTACCATTACCATTACCAACTAAAACACACTGGGGGATTAGTAGCCACGATTGTATGTAAATTTCATGCATTGACGCTATACGTCATTTCTTGGGCGgcggatttgaatttttttgtcccAGCATCCATTCAACATTCATAATAAAAAGATGGTGAGGAAACCACGCCAAAGAAAACACGTCAAGGAAATCAAAATTCTACTAATATGCCATTTCTGAAGCATTTTTTCGATACTGGGCGACTTATTGATCTTGTGGGAGGAGAAAAGTGCCATGTGGCATCATGGGTATTAAATCGCTTGGGAGCTAAATTCGCATGAAATCTTTGCTTCGCTATAGATGCCAGACGTTTCGccgaaaggcaaaaaaattaactaATCTCCCCTTGTGCCACTGCCCTCACTAGTAGGAATTGTTCTACTGCggaagaaagataaataaatccaaaagcatttgtatttttgttttaccaTTGTAAATTTGGCTCTAAGAATGTTTTTTCACTTTCCAAATTCCTGGTTCTTTCATGTAAATGTGGAAGGAGGAAGTAGTTTAACAATTTACCAGCCCACAGAGATAAGAGATCCTCCTTTTCTAAAAGCCTGACACAGGCTGTTACTGGTGGAAGAAGGGGTCTGTTTATACAGAGCAGATCAATATTTCTGTTGCTTCTACCTTCATGTGGTCTGTCACTATACggatttcaattgcaattacgAATACACTGAAAATCactgaaaaatgttaattaatgCACATTAGAAAGTCTTTCAATGTgcaaaaatggttttaaaaaatttgcagtaAATGCTATATAGTTGTACACTGACCCTTTTAAACCTTATGTTATATTGGACATTATTCACTGAGTAAAATAACTCCATAGCACATGAAACCAGGTTATCATTGTGTGTCTGAAATATTACAAATTATCTTACTTTACAGGAAAGTTACCTTAACCCAAGCAAAGAACACAATAACTGCAGCAACATTGTTAAATTGTATCTGCCAGTATGCGAGAGACTCAAGGTTGGGGAAAGCATTCAGGTCAGACAATTGTTTATTCAGTGGGCCTTCCACAGCAGACGTCTTGTACAGGTGTATTACAATAGCTGGTAAGGAGAGCTAAAATCAAATgagaataaaaaggttatttAGAGCACATTTACTGAGCACATTCAATGTTGagtcattttaatcaaatgctaCCTAAACAAAAAATTTAAGAATGGGATATAGTAGTATTAATATAGTGGTGAGATTCATAATATAAGGATGAAGACAGGACCAGAGCCCTGAAAATTATCAAAAAGGGTTGTAGCTTACCTAGCGACAACAGAGTCTGTTGCTAGTTGCAAATTACAATGTAGCAGTGAGAGAATTTAGGTATAGGATCATCCTAAAATGtccaatttatttaatatttgtatatacttTTAATTAATGCTGATGTTTGCCTGTCACTTACTATTATAGGTAATTTTTAAGCCATCAACAAACTCCACAGCTTGGTACAATGAACTGGGGAGAACACAAAACAGTATGACATGTAGAACACAAATAATGTAATAAGCAACAGGGGGCATATGAAGTCAGCGGGAGTGTAATAACACTACAAGGGATTTGACTTGCTGATCAGGTATTGGGTATTACTCATAGACTGTCCAAAGACTACTATAAATTCAAACTACCACTTgaattcccctgtattaagctcAGTTATGCAACAGTATAgatgtcctttaaataaaaaaaattacagtgcaCACATATATTAGAAAACAGTGATAGGATTCCTAATGATAGAGAGCTAGCGATCACCAAAGGAAGATATCTTTTTAGATTAATTAACTTCAAATGCCTTGGAATACTGACCCCAAAGAATTCAATCAAATTAGCCCCTAGGAATCCATAAAAGCTAGCTGACAGTCAGCACACCACCTCTATAGAAATGTATCAGCAACATTTACATGTGTGAATTTGTgtgcaatattaatattaaaatacagcTTACCCCAATAATGACAATATCCAGCCAGTTCCAGAGGCTGCGGAAGTAATATAAGTGAAGAACGTGTATCTCTAGGAATTCCTCTATTATGTAATATAGGATAAAAATGCAGAAGATGATTTCACAAGCTCCCAAGAAGAATTCAAATGAGGAAATATAATGGATCAACTTCACAGTCTGAAACTGCCAGGATGTGATTAGACCTCCAGTTGCTGGAAATTCAACCAATAACCTGAGAAACAGCAGTTGGTCAATCAGCTTTATGACAAAAGGTTTTTGTTACAGTGCTGTCTGCTCTAAAACTCAGATTCTGTAATCACTTATTATTTACTCTGGCAACTCACAATAACCATCATCATGATGAGCAGCAGTACATTAAATTAATTCagagaaaatgtgattttaaaaagaattctCACAGAATAAAGGGTCATGCAACAAGAAATTACTGTCATCAACTAAGATGGGCATTATTTATGTGGAATGCAAATTAATCTACAGAAATCTGCTTATTTCTTGCTTGTATTCAATGTAAACATTTCTGAATATTTATCACTAATGAGTTGCTTTTTCATGGCTTGTGATAATCATTAACTGAATGCACTGCTGTTCATCACGATGATGATTTGCATCATTCCTTGGACTTACATTCCATTTGTTACAGTATATGCAGGATGAAATTCCGCTACATTCTCAGGGACTCAACGATActggaaaatctattttttttttttttttacttaaagaaaAGGAAAGCCCCTTACATTGAAGATATCCAATACCTTTACTTCATTTTATGCATGTAAATAACtacataaagggatactggcacCCTGGAATACAGCTAGATATAAAACTAGAATATATAGAGTAACTAGAGAAACATTTGCTAATCACTGATACATCTTTAAATTTCCTCAATGTATGATCTCAGGAATATACATATAAACAAGTACCTcacaatgcaaaaaatatttagatttgcGTTGTACACAGAGAAATCAATAAACACTGCTCTGGTGCCTCTGTCCAACCACAGGTTATTCTTTAGTATTGCAATCTGGGCAGCACTCTCTCCTCGGTTCCTTGACAAGTCTAAGTAATATCCAGCCCCACTGTACACGGAGATGACACCCCACTGACTGCTGCCATTCAAATCCTTTTCCTTAGTATATGtccatctattaaaaaaaaaatatcatacagAAACATTTTAGATACTGAATTCTGTGACATAATATGCACATAATGCAGTAAGAAAGACTGATCTAAGTCATCAAGTTTATGTGAAAAGAATACACAAAATGCAACATAGAAGGCTCCATGTGCTGCTAAATAGAAAGTTTAAACTCCATTGCATTACAAACAACACATTGTAGCTGTTTCCATAGAAAACTGTGTAGTCACACCGCTGACTCTGACAGGTGGATAGCAGCAAGATATGTTCAGTGGTTCTGTGAGGCGCAGGGAGTACAGCCTTTATTGGAAAGAATGGGCTGTCAAATCATGCATTTCCATTCAGTGGAAAGCATAAGCAGAAGTCAGGTCACCTCCAGGTCAGTCATCAGCTTTAATCATTTGGCCTGCAATTTTGATTAAGGTTTCAAAGCCAGGGATGCAGAATATGTAAACAGTTCTACAtatactgcttttaataacaattaGATTTACGAACatatttaaaaccactgaaaatctgTACATAATGTACTtaggaaagttacttagaattacattttcttttactatggaaaaaaaactttcagggttgtataaaaaaaaaaatatccgcATCAGGTACATACGCTGTTCCATTGCGGAGTCCAAAAGGTGTGGTCTCTTCATTTCTTACAGAATAGCTGTCATAGCAATCTTTGATCTCATCCTTCAGATCCTCTGGCACAGAGCAGGATCCATTCTTAactctgagctggcgaaggcgtGGCACCCCTAACAGTAGGTTCTCATAGTATATGAAACTATTATTCTCTGCCATTGTCCGATTATTGTACCACATGTCCCAGTACAGACCATCCATCAAGGGACCTTCCATAAACTACAGTGCAAGTAAAAAAATGACAAGAGTAATCAAAATGggtttaaaaggtaaaaaaaaatatttacatatgaaAGAGTGCTTCCATTTGCCTAAAACTATTATATTTCAAATAGAAGTAGAGGGACATTTTCAATATACAATTGACCAACAACGAACGTGACTGCACAATTCTATAGTATCCAAGAACTACCCCGCAGAGCACTATAGCAAATTAATACTAAATATATTGGATTGTAAGGGTGCGGAGCTTGGTTATACTGACTATTTTCCTGCAAACCTGATCCAACATTTTAGGATGAATACACACGTATTCATAtggtaaatattttctttaatttcaggCATAAAAACAAACTTCACCTTCCAGAAATCATCCATTGTTATCAAAGTTTTGAAGTTGGTTCTTTCATCTTTTGAGACTGGACCGTCAAGAAAAAGCTGAGTCATGCCCTTTTTATAGTAGAACATGCTGGAGGTCACCATACCGTAAGTTACTGTAAGGGAGATAAAACTCATTGTTTAATAAAGATATGTACTATATGTGATATAGTAATTATTGCCTTTGGTTCCTATATTACTGTTGAATTTGAGGATCATCttcttaaaataaataagaaaataaatagctaaataaataaataaatgttacctGTCATTAGTAAATAATGATTTCTCATGCTCCACTTTAGGGGCAAACTAGGGAACATATAGTTGATATCACTAACAACAACCCTTCTGTGTTTGTCAatattttaagtacaggtattggatccgttatccaggaacccgttatcaagaaagctcagaattacagaaaggccatctcccatagactacattttatccaaataatccacatttttaaaaatgatttcccttttctctataattttaaaacagttccttgtatatgatccaaactaagatataattcatccttataggaagcaaaaccagcctattgggttcatttcatgtttatgattttctaatagaattaAGGGTTGAAGATCCATCCGTTTTCCAGGAAGCCCAAGATTCGGAGCAGTATGGATagaagatcccatacctgtaacatactAAACTATGCCCAAATGCACAAGGTACATAATACCCAAGCACAAATGTATCTTATACGCCTGAGTACAATACTGTAAACTAAATAAATCAAATGCTGAAATGAATGTACCTAAAGTTTTGAGTATCAGCACTACAGCCAAGGGACTGTAGACATTTCACATGACAACATAAATTAGAGTGGCATTACTGCACTTTTCTATGCAGTTACTTTAGACACAATATTGGCGacaaacaacattttaattggaCACTGTTTTTTCTATGCTGGCAGAGTAAAAACAGTTACCACAATTTTGGcctaaaaatatgtatttggaCTGAAATTTGGTGATATGGGCAGCATGTGCCACAAAGCCTAAATTCTCACGATTCACACTGACCATAcagtaataatataatactaGTTTAGCACACTTTAAAAGTGTGCATGGATGGGGCAACATTCATACCTTGTGGGAACTATAAGCAGTGACATAcctagatgatactgggccccatagcaaattaattttagggcctcaAACAgatccagaggttgacctgttttatcaatatatggtgaaattgcttattaattatggTCTCATTGGGCACCTTGCACTttctggcccccctgcagctgcagggtctgcatcctctgtagttatacctcTGACTATAAGGTTCATACAGTTAAAGGCAAGCTTGAAAGTCATTTCAGTCGAGACAACATCATCAGGCCCTGGATGGGCTGTAAAAGATTTGTATAGGACCTTTATTGATATAATCATGTGCTTGGCCACTAATCACTTACTTTGGCCCACTACTTTGGTGTCCTAGTGGGACAATGATTTGCATATCTGGTAACCTAAGACCTTTATGTGTACAGTCTGGTTTAGTTCTATCAAAGACAAAAGCAAAGGCAATTTTAGCCTTGCTGTATATAGGCAATGTTTGCTAATTTAATCTGGTATGATGTATTATAACAACTGTTGCAGAACAATTTAAGACATGTTTCTTAACACAGAAAAAGGTATACTTACAAACACAAACAATGACAAGAAACACAATGTAGGTAATTAATTCTCGGaaaacaattttcagatatttctctCTACTTGCTATTCGTTCCTCTGTATAGCGTGTACCCCAAAGTCCTGCAAAGACATGAAATGCTATATAAATCCAATGTCTACTTTATTAATTTTGTTATGTACTTCAATGAACAAATACCTtgctattctgcctttttcatagTCACAGAAAGCTGTTACTAGCACATGCCCTTCAGTATTGGAAAGGGTaccaaatatttattacattttgagcATAATTTGACATGGTGACATGAATATATGGGGTTGGTTCACTTGAACACCTAAGGACTGAGGTTAAATCACTCAATTTAAAGTGCTCAAGGAAACAGAGCACCCAATGGTTCATCTGGAAGGCGTAGGTAGAGCAAACCCAGAAAACGCAATTAACCCTGCATCAATActgcagtgacatcacttccatatGTACAGAGAGAACCAGTTGTTCAGGCAGAAATCTAGGAAACATTTGAGAAAGACTCAAAAAGACTTCAAAATTAGTTCAGTGACTAAGGCTTGCCctgaatataattttaaatattgtttttaataaatatcccttTATTTCCTGCAACAAGCCTGAAACTGAAAGTGAACTTACAGGCTACTGCCTTTTCCGAaaaagcacaatcaaaacaaatcagctcTTCACTGAGAAACCTACCTCCTGCcaactatatttataaagcagcttGATATCCCTCGCTTCCTCAATGGACTgagaatttgttttaattttgcactttgggaacaggaagtagaatgtgactttagtttcaaagattttgtttgcatttttttttgcattcggtTTTCCAAACTTGAAGTCTAAAGTTTAACAATTGGGAttatgaactgttacaatttgctacattagttgataaatttctaagcagcatctgtggaatattagcaactattgtatcaattctaatagatgcctttaatgaaacgctgggattctgctcagcagggccaaagatgataaatgtatcaactaaggcagtgatccccaacctgtagctcatgagctcaccaaccccttggatgttgctctcagtggcctcaaagcaggtgcttgtttttgaattccaggcttggaaccaagttttaattgcataaaaattaaaggaacaattacacaattttttatctttaaaaatattcattCTTTACACTTTAGTTAACATATATatcatacagaaaataaaatattataagtggttttcaatataataatatttgcatttatgtACAGGGTACAGCACAAAATGACAATGTGGCGATTACTTGACATCTGGTTCTAACCGGAAGTTATTTTCCTGCATTCCTTATGGCATTCAGTGGGCTTGTGAGTGATTAATGGGGCAGGTTTATGGTTGTTCAGTAAGAGGGATGTGGGATGGAGGTCTTTGCAGCTCCTGCTTTGTGACTCTGTGTAAAGGGAGCGCGCTGTGGAGCCTGTACATGGAGAGAATGGGGGAGATGCCCGGAAGGACATCACAAGAGCTGCATAGATCTGCAGACTGAGCCCTATTGTAATAATTATCTGAAATCCACATATTGTATTGAATTTTTTTGTAGGCTATTTACAataacagaatttttaaatgtgatttgtttaattataattatttatgttactattcctttaagtataCTGCGTAGAGTCTAAGTAGAGTttcctgtaggctggcagtccacataggggctaccaaatggccaatcacagcacttatttggcaccacaagggactttgtcatgcttgtgttgctccccaactctttatcaGAACACTTTGCAGAGTCAGCGACCCCTCTCCCAGAACTGCTTaagaaagacacaagaaggtgaaaaaaaacaacttgaaacaatattagaaaaacagccacaaatagaaaattggaaGTAATTGaagaatgtctttatttctgatgaactatcagaaaacaactgaactggaaaaaagtgttggaaagtgaacaacccctttaatagctacatttattctctgcatTTTCAGTGCATCACTTCCAGTTTTAGTGGGATTACAACAGCAACAAGCCTCCTTCAAAGCCCATGTGCCTTATGTTGGCATTAGGGAGAGAAGTATCATTTTGGACCATCCGCATGATTAGGCATCCCTCATCCTATGTGGGCATATGAGCATTTGAATATCCATATCAGCTGTTAGGATACTAGAATGACATATACAGCACTGATTGTAAAGAATATTTATAGGAGCAGGTATTCGGGATAAACTGCTGCTATGGGTTCTGTATACCAGTATGAGGGTGTTGAAGATCCTCCtgccacatacagtataaggctAATATTCTCCTAATGTTTCAAGTGTAAATATAGGAAATGGTCGCAGAGCTGGCCTGACATATCTTACCTCTCACCCTGTGCAGTAACTTTGCTGCTCCGTGTAACTCCTGGGGCTGTTCCGTGTGGTGCCCATTGCGCCCAGCTCCCACGCCAGTCTCCCCCCTCCTCTTTCGGCCTCTCTGGCCGTGGTGATGATAACCCCCCAAGCCGGTGCTCCCCCCGCTGCTGGAGGACACCAAAGAGGAGGATCTTCTGCCAGGCCCCGCGGATGGATGCCACTCCACGTCCATCTCCACCACCATGCCCTCTTCgccatcttcctcctcctccatgCCATCTTCCTCCGCATCGAAGCCAGGGTTGTCCCTACTCCACGCCTGTCTGGAACAGGAGGAGAGCGGGGACGGGGTCGCTCCACCTGGAGGTGCCGGCTGTTCCTGCCTAGCGATTGTTTCCATCTCCACCATGTCCTGGGGCTGCAGGGACGGAGAGCCCGGGGCTGCTTTCTTCTCTtgctccctcttcttcttccttcttctc
This region includes:
- the pkd2.L gene encoding polycystin-2 isoform X2, yielding MNPSRIKPQVQAEQEAEERRRKKKREQEKKAAPGSPSLQPQDMVEMETIARQEQPAPPGGATPSPLSSCSRQAWSRDNPGFDAEEDGMEEEEDGEEGMVVEMDVEWHPSAGPGRRSSSLVSSSSGGSTGLGGYHHHGQRGRKRRGETGVGAGRNGHHTEQPQELHGAAKLLHRVRGLWGTRYTEERIASREKYLKIVFRELITYIVFLVIVCVLTYGMVTSSMFYYKKGMTQLFLDGPVSKDERTNFKTLITMDDFWKFMEGPLMDGLYWDMWYNNRTMAENNSFIYYENLLLGVPRLRQLRVKNGSCSVPEDLKDEIKDCYDSYSVRNEETTPFGLRNGTAWTYTKEKDLNGSSQWGVISVYSGAGYYLDLSRNRGESAAQIAILKNNLWLDRGTRAVFIDFSVYNANLNIFCIVRLLVEFPATGGLITSWQFQTVKLIHYISSFEFFLGACEIIFCIFILYYIIEEFLEIHVLHLYYFRSLWNWLDIVIIGLSLPAIVIHLYKTSAVEGPLNKQLSDLNAFPNLESLAYWQIQFNNVAAVIVFFAWVKLFKFANFNRTMTQLSTTMSRCAKDILGFAIMFFIIFLAYAQFAYLVFGTQIDDFSTFQQCIFTQFRIILGDFDFSEIEEASRILGPIYFTTFVFFMFFILLNMFLAIINDTYSEVKTDMAQQKCEMELIDLIKKGCSKAMVKLKLKKTTVDDISESIRQGGGKLNFDELRQDLKGKGHTDAEIEAIFAKYDQDGDQELTENEHQQMRDDLEKERDLEMDRGSLPRPMSGRSFPRSLDDSEEDDDEDSGHSSRRRGSSSSGVSYEEFQVLVRRVDRMEHSIGSIVSKIDAVIVKLEAMERAKLKRREVLGRLLDGVTEDERLGRDNELHREQMERLVREELERWESDDTVSQMSHRLGTPSGNNGQARSRGSRPPSSQSTEGIEAGTVTGNTGNSQI
- the pkd2.L gene encoding polycystin-2 isoform X1 encodes the protein MNPSRIKPQVQAEQEAEERRRKKKREQEKKAAPGSPSLQPQDMVEMETIARQEQPAPPGGATPSPLSSCSRQAWSRDNPGFDAEEDGMEEEEDGEEGMVVEMDVEWHPSAGPGRRSSSLVSSSSGGSTGLGGYHHHGQRGRKRRGETGVGAGRNGHHTEQPQELHGAAKLLHRVRGLWGTRYTEERIASREKYLKIVFRELITYIVFLVIVCVLTYGMVTSSMFYYKKGMTQLFLDGPVSKDERTNFKTLITMDDFWKFMEGPLMDGLYWDMWYNNRTMAENNSFIYYENLLLGVPRLRQLRVKNGSCSVPEDLKDEIKDCYDSYSVRNEETTPFGLRNGTAWTYTKEKDLNGSSQWGVISVYSGAGYYLDLSRNRGESAAQIAILKNNLWLDRGTRAVFIDFSVYNANLNIFCIVRLLVEFPATGGLITSWQFQTVKLIHYISSFEFFLGACEIIFCIFILYYIIEEFLEIHVLHLYYFRSLWNWLDIVIIGLSLPAIVIHLYKTSAVEGPLNKQLSDLNAFPNLESLAYWQIQFNNVAAVIVFFAWVKLFKFANFNRTMTQLSTTMSRCAKDILGFAIMFFIIFLAYAQFAYLVFGTQIDDFSTFQQCIFTQFRIILGDFDFSEIEEASRILGPIYFTTFVFFMFFILLNMFLAIINDTYSEVKTDMAQQKCEMELIDLIKKGCSKAMVKLKLKKTTVDDISESIRQGGGKLNFDELRQDLKGKGHTDAEIEAIFAKYDQDGDQELTENEHQQMRDDLEKEREDLEMDRGSLPRPMSGRSFPRSLDDSEEDDDEDSGHSSRRRGSSSSGVSYEEFQVLVRRVDRMEHSIGSIVSKIDAVIVKLEAMERAKLKRREVLGRLLDGVTEDERLGRDNELHREQMERLVREELERWESDDTVSQMSHRLGTPSGNNGQARSRGSRPPSSQSTEGIEAGTVTGNTGNSQI